In the genome of Sphaeramia orbicularis chromosome 13, fSphaOr1.1, whole genome shotgun sequence, one region contains:
- the slc46a1 gene encoding proton-coupled folate transporter: MDEQDTAAILSDVLDTGSTDEETSTTGSSGLKDEPEVGVRSVRPPFACTHPVSVEPVLFLSMFSLTLQAPLSTQYLWDRISEDLGYNGSRTDECGNSSVRPDPLQKEVETLTAHWNLYLSLGGFSLSLLVVPLLGSWSDMAGRRPVFIIPNLGMALQAIVYLVVMYLKLPVAYFLLGRMLSGLLGDFNSILAGCFAYIADVSDRRSRTFRVAVLEACLGLSGMLASIIGGQWRRAQGYINPFWLVLATSLASALYSYLLVPESVTKDPSARLFTSRHHKAVWHLYSTGGSVGETGGRLHRCKLWLYTLCFFVVVAVHFGSRELYVLYELSSPLCWGPALIGYGSAAQHLAYLSSLLGLKVMQRCLQDSWVALVGLVSNITGLVVFSVADTTQLMFTGYGLCFLFMAATPVLRSKLSKLVDPSEQGALFASVACVESLCFLVGSSVFNSLYPATLHFMKGFPFLFAAIILLIPTGIISTLECLDQRRHRRDSTSS, from the exons ATGGATGAGCAGGACACAGCGGCGATTCTCAGCGATGTCCTGGACACCGGATCAACCGACGAAGAGACGTCGACCACCGGCTCATCTGGGCTCAAAGACGAGCCTGAGGTCGGCGTTAGGTCCGTCCGACCACCGTTCGCATGTACGCATCCGGTGTCGGTGGAGCCAGTGTTGTTCCTGTCCATGTTCTCCCTGACCCTACAGGCGCCGCTGTCCACCCAGTATCTGTGGGACCGGATCAGCGAAGACCTGGGCTACAACGGATCCAGGACGGACGAGTGCGGTAACAGCTCCGTCCGCCCAGACCCCCTACAGAAG GAGGTAGAAACCTTAACAGCACACTGGAACCTGTACCTCAGCCTGGGGGGCTTTTCTCTGAGCCTGCTGGTGGTGCCTCTCCTGGGCTCATGGAGTGACATGGCAGGTCGCAGACCAGTCTTCATCATCCCCAACCTTGGCATGGCACTCCAGGCAATTGTTTACCTAGTGGTGATGTATCTGAAGCTGCCCGTAGCCTACTTTCTTCTGGGCAGAATGCTGAGTGGTCTTTTGGGTGATTTCAATTCCATCTTGGCTGGGTGCTTTGCATACATAGCTGATGTCAGTGACAGAAGGTCTCGCACCTTCAGGGTGGCTGTGCTGGAGGCCTGTTTGGGCCTTTCTGGGATGCTCGCCAGCATCATAGGTGGTCAGTGGCGGCGGGCACAAGG gtacATCAATCCATTCTGGCTGGTGCTGGCCACCAGCTTGGCATCAGCTCTCTACTCTTACCTGTTGGTCCCTGAATCTGTAACTAAAGACCCAAGTGCCAGACTCTTCACCTCACGCCACCACAAAGCCGTCTGGCACCTGTACTCAACAGGAGGCAGTGTCGGCGAGACTGGTGGACGACTACACAGGTGCAAGTTGTGGCTTTACACACTTTGCTTCTTCGTGGTGGTGGCTGTACATTTCGGCAGCCGGGAGCTGTATGTGTTGTACGAGCTGAGCTCTCCGCTGTGTTGGGGGCCTGCCCTGATTGGCTATGGCTCAGCAGCTCAACACTTGGCCTACCTGAGCAGTCTGCTGGGGCTGAAGGTCATGCAGCGCTGCCTGCAGGACTCCTGGGTGGCTCTTGTGGGTCTGGTCTCTAATATTACAGGGTTGGTGGTCTTCTCTGTAGCTGACACCACCCAGCTCATGTTCACAG GTTACGGCCTGTGTTTCCTCTTCATGGCTGCAACACCTGTGCTCAGGTCAAAGCTGTCTAAGCTGGTGGACCCATCAGAACAAG GTGCCCTTTTTGCCTCTGTTGCTTGTGTGGAGAGCCTGTGTTTTCTGGTGGGCAGTAGTGTCTTTAACTCTCTCTACCCAGCTACGTTGCACTTTATGAAGGGCTTCCCCTTCCTATTTGCTGCCATCATCCTGTTAATCCCCACAGGAATCATTAG TACCCTAGAGTGTTTGGACCAGAGGAGACATCGCAGAGATTCCACATCGTCTTGA